A genomic stretch from Anaerolinea thermophila UNI-1 includes:
- a CDS encoding Hsp70 family protein: protein MKKYISNRSPIRFKLGDREITPQIAGKDFLSTILLFASQQIDFKEEEVALSVPVEAFEHYENWLVSVAEEAGMPRFRLIDEPSAAALGYGAQIQPGNVYLIFDFGGGTMHASVILIESEDKSQVGRRCRVLGKSGKNIGGTTIDQWLFQDILQKNKLSDGDPRLRPWSTALLVECQHLKENLSSQETASLVFSPPESDLEFSASYTREQFEAILDEHEFYLQLNHLIRSAVQSAAERGYKEDEIQAVLMVGGSSQIPSVQRTLRQSFGKERVFFNRPLDAVARGAAAFVAGIDFYDYIQHDYAIRYINSQKQSYDYYPIVKKGTPYPTREPVSRLSIKASYNGQTRLGVAIFEIGEKRPQNSTSYELIFDPNGSARLTPLSPQDIEERTLFWMNENSPTFLNADPPGVQGEPRFDVEFNIDANKRLLITARDLKTGKLVFKEFPVVRLT from the coding sequence ATGAAAAAATACATCAGCAACCGCAGTCCCATTCGATTCAAATTAGGAGATCGGGAAATCACTCCCCAAATTGCAGGAAAGGATTTCTTAAGCACGATACTTCTTTTTGCAAGTCAACAGATCGACTTCAAGGAAGAAGAAGTCGCCCTCAGCGTGCCTGTAGAAGCCTTTGAACATTATGAGAACTGGCTGGTCTCGGTTGCTGAAGAAGCAGGCATGCCACGTTTCAGACTTATCGATGAACCTTCTGCCGCCGCTCTGGGGTATGGCGCACAAATTCAACCCGGAAATGTGTATTTAATTTTTGACTTTGGCGGCGGCACCATGCACGCCTCTGTCATCCTGATTGAGAGTGAAGACAAATCACAAGTGGGCAGGCGCTGTCGGGTTTTGGGGAAGTCGGGGAAGAATATTGGTGGCACAACCATTGACCAGTGGTTATTCCAGGATATTTTGCAGAAAAATAAACTTTCCGATGGGGATCCCCGATTACGTCCCTGGAGCACTGCTTTGCTGGTAGAATGCCAGCATCTTAAGGAAAATTTATCCTCTCAAGAAACCGCCTCGCTGGTTTTCTCACCTCCCGAGTCCGATTTAGAATTCTCAGCTTCTTACACCCGCGAGCAATTCGAAGCCATTCTGGATGAGCACGAGTTTTATCTGCAGTTGAATCACCTCATCCGCTCCGCCGTTCAATCCGCCGCAGAAAGAGGGTATAAGGAAGATGAAATTCAAGCCGTGCTTATGGTAGGAGGAAGCAGTCAAATTCCAAGCGTTCAACGCACCCTGCGCCAGTCCTTCGGAAAGGAACGCGTTTTCTTCAACCGTCCCTTGGATGCAGTTGCCAGAGGTGCAGCCGCGTTTGTTGCAGGTATAGACTTTTACGACTATATCCAGCACGATTACGCAATCCGTTATATTAACTCCCAAAAACAAAGTTACGATTATTATCCAATCGTAAAGAAGGGTACTCCTTACCCTACTCGTGAACCGGTAAGTCGCCTCTCTATAAAAGCCTCTTACAATGGACAAACCCGTTTGGGAGTTGCCATCTTTGAAATTGGCGAAAAACGTCCTCAAAACTCAACCTCCTACGAACTGATTTTTGACCCTAACGGAAGCGCGCGACTTACTCCTCTCTCCCCTCAAGACATCGAAGAACGTACTTTATTCTGGATGAACGAAAACTCTCCAACATTCCTTAACGCCGATCCTCCTGGGGTTCAAGGAGAGCCGCGTTTTGATGTAGAGTTCAATATCGACGCCAACAAACGTCTCCTGATCACTGCGCGGGATTTAAAGACTGGCAAACTTGTATTCAAAGAGTTTCCGGTAGTGCGATTAACATGA
- a CDS encoding DUF2997 domain-containing protein, protein MEIQEIEVVILPDGKVEVRVRGVKGQACLELTAEMEKALGGTILLREMTPEAQEPPTAIDQSDTLSLSQ, encoded by the coding sequence ATGGAAATTCAAGAAATCGAAGTGGTAATTTTACCAGATGGCAAGGTTGAAGTGAGGGTGCGCGGGGTCAAAGGGCAGGCATGTCTTGAACTTACAGCAGAGATGGAAAAAGCCCTGGGAGGGACCATTCTCTTACGCGAAATGACCCCAGAGGCTCAGGAACCTCCAACAGCAATCGATCAATCTGATACTCTTTCGCTATCTCAATGA
- a CDS encoding WD40 repeat domain-containing protein, with protein sequence MVTSEDFSVSDLRALLEENIDIFSSDQIHYLVQAGCILLLEEKATEEAIQTLYQISENGSAEISNFATEALKRLASQENEPAVDALYQLALKENQQGLRQWLLAKPYIPQHLELKVLLEFLVEENPQQIDRLPALTQAFFQFYSLELQNTLLLHTKKTPFERWIHLLIIIQNLSDSDIFEIVNQFNTLSEIERKALTDALIRKAKEGSSVAFDTLAMLHIHYDLPEIVEFLQREEYLPLELPLRALYLFFTNQIEEYLQSDYEFSSLLDTYQRASKSLRHRILQQARRIGQVSWLQRLGSEKGEVRFLADLSDHEWEETLSHLSQAERYEDLWRLAQHASPYWSVVILTLLQRKEWHPLPPPEHEAYVELCALAQPCTEALPKPALVNTLYSPERLISSLAFDVSGKYLAAGSSGQTIFVWNLPEGKMLIPAPAAPYPNHRAVLFSPDGEFLVSAGGDHRLRVFRMTTQSVVKTFEGHRGQIRSIHFSPDGKILYSAGFDGSVRAWRFPMGTELYQSSFPEKEIFAILPFAEGRLLAVAGYSPNIRILSLPDLKQVHSIPGCAEGNFFLAGHFSSDFVIAGGKDRILRTWNGKTGSFLWQFGPLASPPVGMFLHPDGEHLLYGTRSGTLGFIRVSNPTAATQVLIQEDTFSSLALSPDGAWIAGVNDAGIIHLWDNTLYLWTRFVHRPGSTLPIQDLEDRMNRGRVPRSELPWAKFILAFWKWISRFDVEVEAPQLISAGEFDIEI encoded by the coding sequence ATGGTAACCTCAGAGGATTTTTCGGTTTCAGACTTAAGAGCCTTACTCGAAGAAAATATTGACATTTTTTCTTCCGACCAAATTCATTACTTGGTTCAAGCAGGCTGCATTCTCCTGCTGGAAGAAAAGGCAACGGAAGAGGCTATCCAAACGTTATACCAGATCTCAGAAAACGGCAGCGCAGAGATCTCCAATTTTGCCACAGAAGCATTGAAGCGACTGGCAAGCCAGGAAAATGAACCTGCAGTGGATGCCCTTTACCAGCTTGCTCTAAAGGAAAACCAGCAAGGGCTGAGACAGTGGCTCCTGGCAAAGCCCTATATTCCTCAGCATCTGGAATTGAAAGTTCTCCTGGAATTCCTTGTGGAAGAAAATCCTCAACAAATTGACCGTTTGCCTGCTTTAACTCAGGCGTTTTTTCAGTTTTACTCTCTCGAATTACAAAATACCCTTCTGCTTCATACCAAGAAAACTCCTTTTGAACGATGGATTCATTTACTCATCATCATACAAAACCTGAGTGATAGCGATATTTTCGAAATTGTCAATCAATTCAATACTCTTTCAGAGATCGAAAGAAAAGCATTGACTGATGCCCTCATCCGAAAAGCGAAAGAAGGCAGTTCGGTCGCTTTTGATACTCTGGCAATGCTTCACATTCACTACGATTTACCAGAGATTGTGGAATTTCTGCAAAGAGAAGAATACTTACCCCTAGAACTTCCTCTACGTGCCCTTTACCTCTTTTTTACCAATCAGATTGAAGAATATCTGCAAAGTGACTATGAGTTCTCTTCTCTACTCGATACTTATCAGCGTGCCTCAAAGAGTCTGAGACACCGTATTCTTCAACAAGCGCGACGCATCGGTCAGGTTTCCTGGCTTCAAAGGCTGGGCTCTGAGAAGGGAGAGGTCCGGTTTCTAGCCGACTTAAGCGACCACGAATGGGAAGAAACATTAAGCCACCTCAGCCAAGCAGAAAGATATGAAGATCTGTGGCGATTGGCACAACATGCGTCTCCTTACTGGAGTGTGGTCATTCTGACACTCTTGCAAAGGAAAGAATGGCACCCCCTTCCCCCCCCCGAACATGAAGCATACGTCGAGTTATGCGCTTTAGCCCAACCCTGCACAGAAGCGCTCCCTAAACCTGCCCTGGTAAATACCCTGTATTCGCCGGAAAGACTAATTTCTTCCCTTGCTTTTGATGTCTCCGGGAAATATCTTGCCGCTGGAAGCAGTGGACAAACAATTTTCGTTTGGAATCTTCCTGAAGGAAAGATGCTCATTCCTGCACCTGCTGCTCCTTATCCGAACCATCGAGCGGTGCTGTTTAGCCCGGACGGAGAATTTCTTGTATCTGCCGGTGGCGATCACCGATTACGCGTTTTCCGCATGACCACCCAAAGCGTGGTAAAAACCTTTGAAGGACATCGCGGGCAAATTCGCAGCATCCATTTTTCTCCAGATGGAAAGATACTATACAGCGCAGGATTTGATGGATCGGTGCGAGCCTGGCGCTTTCCAATGGGAACAGAACTTTATCAAAGCAGTTTCCCAGAAAAGGAAATTTTCGCCATTCTTCCCTTTGCAGAGGGACGTTTGCTGGCTGTGGCTGGGTATTCTCCCAACATCAGGATCCTCAGTTTACCCGACTTAAAACAAGTCCATAGCATACCGGGTTGCGCAGAAGGAAATTTTTTCCTTGCAGGGCATTTCTCATCCGACTTTGTGATTGCAGGAGGAAAAGATCGGATCTTAAGAACCTGGAATGGAAAAACGGGGAGTTTTCTCTGGCAGTTTGGACCACTAGCCTCTCCGCCAGTGGGAATGTTTCTGCACCCGGATGGGGAACATCTCCTGTATGGCACTCGTTCAGGCACTTTAGGATTTATCCGGGTTTCCAATCCTACCGCTGCCACCCAGGTTCTGATTCAGGAGGATACCTTTTCTTCACTGGCATTATCTCCAGATGGAGCGTGGATTGCAGGGGTAAATGATGCGGGAATCATCCATTTATGGGATAATACTTTATACCTCTGGACACGTTTCGTGCATCGTCCAGGAAGCACCTTGCCAATTCAGGATCTTGAAGACAGGATGAACAGGGGAAGGGTTCCAAGAAGCGAACTTCCCTGGGCGAAATTCATCCTGGCTTTCTGGAAATGGATTTCCCGATTTGATGTGGAAGTCGAAGCCCCTCAATTGATCTCTGCGGGAGAATTTGACATCGAGATCTGA
- a CDS encoding IS66 family transposase: MKIILQLPQVKRKKPARPKRCPYCQGETFQRWGVEKRRIEDVKVRHVEVVRYRCTRCRRTFRDYPEGVGNGRHSERLKKLSVILWSLGLSYRRVAGVLRIFGLRLSHMSGWRHVQAEGEKLMGELKWKSVRVVGVDGAWVGGKGVMVAVDLGDGSLLEVAEVDEKDSRALFTWLKRLKEMHDIGAIVSDDLAIYKQLTDELEIGHQVCQFHVRRWVKHALKGLQAELDPAWQGVLEKVEEILRDLPLHGDRLLHRLWKSLPGRSTPPEGKRTPLEKLRDLILRLSRDWQRYVAFYADVGIPWTNNRTEQMIGRLKSRAQQARRYKTTAGLLRGSTVACQFWA; the protein is encoded by the coding sequence ATGAAGATTATACTCCAACTGCCACAGGTAAAACGAAAAAAGCCTGCTCGTCCGAAGCGCTGTCCATATTGTCAGGGGGAGACATTCCAGCGATGGGGAGTGGAGAAAAGGCGCATCGAGGATGTCAAAGTTCGTCATGTCGAGGTGGTGAGGTATCGATGCACACGGTGCAGGCGCACCTTTCGGGACTATCCGGAGGGGGTAGGCAATGGACGGCACAGTGAACGGTTGAAGAAATTGAGTGTGATCCTGTGGTCACTGGGATTGAGTTATCGCAGGGTAGCCGGGGTGTTGAGGATCTTTGGGCTGAGGCTCAGTCATATGAGCGGGTGGCGGCATGTACAGGCAGAGGGGGAAAAGTTGATGGGGGAATTGAAATGGAAAAGCGTGCGGGTGGTGGGGGTAGATGGAGCCTGGGTGGGAGGCAAAGGAGTGATGGTGGCGGTGGATCTGGGAGATGGTAGTCTGCTGGAGGTTGCCGAGGTAGACGAGAAAGACAGCCGGGCTCTGTTCACCTGGCTGAAACGGTTGAAAGAGATGCATGACATCGGCGCCATCGTGAGCGATGATCTGGCGATCTACAAGCAACTGACCGATGAACTGGAGATAGGGCATCAGGTCTGTCAGTTTCATGTGCGGCGCTGGGTAAAGCATGCTTTGAAGGGGTTACAGGCTGAGTTGGATCCAGCCTGGCAGGGGGTGCTTGAAAAGGTCGAGGAAATCCTGCGCGACCTGCCATTGCATGGAGACCGCCTCTTACACCGCCTGTGGAAATCCCTGCCGGGCAGGAGTACACCACCGGAAGGAAAACGCACGCCCCTGGAAAAACTCCGCGACCTGATCCTGCGCTTATCGCGTGATTGGCAACGCTATGTGGCTTTCTATGCTGATGTGGGTATTCCCTGGACCAATAATCGCACGGAACAGATGATTGGCAGGCTCAAGAGCCGCGCCCAGCAAGCCAGGCGATATAAAACCACCGCCGGGTTGCTCCGCGGAAGCACAGTTGCCTGTCAGTTCTGGGCATGA
- a CDS encoding DUF1257 domain-containing protein, whose translation MSHFSRIQTELMEKEYLLLALKDLGIEYQEGELTIQGFAGTTMPVEIRIPLKFSFDIGFRKGNNGYELVADWYGVRGLNRYQFLKKLKQRYAYHVTRAKLEKQGFALVEEEVKETGQIRLLLRRMQ comes from the coding sequence ATGTCTCATTTTTCCCGCATCCAAACTGAGTTGATGGAAAAAGAATATTTGCTCCTGGCTTTGAAAGACCTCGGAATTGAATATCAGGAGGGTGAGCTGACCATCCAGGGCTTTGCAGGCACTACCATGCCGGTGGAAATCCGTATTCCCTTGAAATTCAGTTTTGATATTGGCTTTCGCAAAGGAAACAACGGCTACGAATTGGTAGCAGATTGGTACGGGGTTCGAGGGCTTAATCGTTATCAGTTCCTCAAGAAATTGAAACAGCGATACGCCTACCACGTCACCCGAGCGAAACTGGAAAAACAAGGGTTTGCATTGGTAGAAGAAGAAGTTAAGGAAACCGGTCAAATCCGGCTTTTGCTGCGCCGCATGCAGTAA
- a CDS encoding 4Fe-4S single cluster domain-containing protein, with protein MNTYKVPELRIHAILPESVANGPGKRTVIWVQGCSLGCAGCFNPQTHSFHQGTRVNPLELAQEILSQQTSIEGITLTGGEPLFQIEALESLLSTLRANSSLSVILLTGFEWDEIFRLQGDRLFPYVDVIISGRFIKEKRLAQSFIGSANKEFHFLTTRYSLSDFQDVPVCEITISPEGNTFITGIDPLAW; from the coding sequence ATGAATACTTACAAGGTTCCAGAGTTAAGGATTCACGCCATCCTTCCAGAAAGCGTTGCAAATGGACCGGGAAAGCGAACAGTCATCTGGGTGCAAGGATGTTCTCTGGGATGTGCGGGTTGTTTTAACCCCCAAACACATTCCTTTCATCAGGGCACCCGGGTAAATCCTTTGGAGTTGGCTCAAGAAATTTTGTCACAACAAACTTCCATTGAAGGGATTACTCTTACCGGGGGAGAACCTCTTTTCCAAATTGAGGCTTTGGAGAGTTTGCTTTCCACGCTTCGAGCGAATAGTTCTCTCTCAGTGATTCTGTTGACCGGTTTTGAATGGGATGAAATTTTTCGGTTGCAAGGGGATAGATTGTTTCCATACGTAGATGTGATTATCTCCGGACGTTTCATCAAAGAAAAAAGGTTAGCCCAGAGTTTTATTGGTTCTGCAAACAAAGAGTTCCATTTCCTGACTACACGATACTCCTTAAGTGATTTTCAGGACGTTCCTGTATGCGAAATAACCATTAGCCCCGAAGGGAATACTTTTATCACTGGAATTGATCCTTTGGCATGGTAA
- a CDS encoding AAA family ATPase, with the protein MLQRLYFRARFTLVIIQSNEEERVLHSIRSACEKNQRACLTWDVADFFQWLTSSNQPLPTARDALTALEQIEKFDPGNQTVFVLKDFHEVWNNPQIKRKLKNLAQRLKYTRKTILITTHTSRVPEELKDETVILEFPLPKAEELQDVLNTLSQNSGVRTHLTPLGKEKLIQAALGLTTSQAQRVFARAIVTDGILDDRDIDLVTEEKRQIIRESEALEFYPATYTLADIGGLKALKEWLRMRELAFSQRAREYGLPVPKGIALIGIPGTGKSLTAKMIGGLWHLPLLRLDVGALFGSLVGESEERTRRALHLAETIAPCILWIDEMEKALAHGGLDSGTSTRVFGNILTWMQEKSAPVFVVATANDISSLPPELLRRGRFDEIFFLDLPNHEERMEIFSVHLQKRKRLPEDYDLELLADRSEGYVGAEIEQAVIDAMYIGFNDGEREFTTEDILTALKRQVPLSVSQREIVAALRAWLREGRAQSASGSLQE; encoded by the coding sequence TTGTTACAGCGTCTTTACTTCAGAGCCCGTTTCACCCTTGTCATTATTCAATCCAATGAAGAAGAGAGGGTCTTGCACTCCATTCGATCTGCCTGCGAAAAAAACCAGCGTGCCTGCTTGACCTGGGACGTAGCAGATTTTTTTCAGTGGCTAACCTCGTCCAATCAACCCCTGCCAACAGCACGAGATGCTTTGACTGCGCTGGAACAAATTGAGAAGTTTGATCCCGGGAATCAAACAGTATTTGTGTTGAAAGATTTTCATGAAGTTTGGAACAATCCGCAAATCAAGAGAAAACTCAAAAATCTGGCTCAACGTTTGAAGTACACACGGAAAACGATTCTTATTACCACACACACATCTCGGGTACCTGAAGAATTAAAAGATGAAACGGTCATTTTGGAGTTTCCTCTTCCTAAAGCAGAGGAATTACAGGATGTCCTGAACACCCTGTCGCAAAATTCCGGCGTCCGTACCCATCTAACCCCGCTTGGTAAAGAAAAATTAATCCAAGCCGCTCTAGGGCTCACCACCTCACAAGCACAGCGGGTGTTTGCCAGAGCAATTGTTACCGATGGCATTCTTGACGATAGAGACATCGATCTCGTCACAGAGGAAAAACGACAAATCATTCGTGAAAGCGAGGCTCTGGAATTTTATCCGGCGACCTACACTCTGGCAGACATAGGTGGATTAAAAGCCCTGAAAGAATGGTTGCGGATGCGAGAATTAGCCTTTTCCCAACGCGCACGTGAGTATGGTTTGCCCGTCCCCAAAGGGATTGCCCTCATCGGTATTCCAGGAACAGGAAAAAGCCTGACTGCCAAGATGATCGGAGGCTTGTGGCACTTACCCTTGCTACGGCTCGACGTCGGGGCACTGTTTGGAAGTCTGGTAGGTGAATCTGAAGAACGAACCCGGCGAGCGCTCCACCTGGCGGAAACCATTGCCCCATGTATTCTGTGGATAGACGAGATGGAGAAAGCCCTGGCGCATGGTGGATTGGATTCGGGTACAAGCACCCGGGTGTTCGGCAACATCCTTACATGGATGCAGGAAAAAAGTGCCCCTGTCTTTGTTGTAGCCACAGCCAATGACATTAGCAGTTTACCCCCGGAACTCTTACGCAGGGGGCGATTTGATGAAATTTTCTTCCTGGATTTGCCAAACCACGAGGAGCGCATGGAAATTTTTTCCGTTCACTTGCAAAAACGCAAACGTTTACCCGAAGATTACGACCTGGAATTGTTAGCAGATCGGTCGGAAGGGTATGTAGGCGCGGAAATTGAACAAGCAGTAATTGATGCAATGTATATCGGCTTCAACGATGGCGAACGAGAATTTACTACCGAAGACATTCTAACTGCCCTGAAAAGGCAGGTTCCTCTTTCGGTATCCCAACGCGAAATTGTAGCGGCACTCCGGGCATGGCTCCGCGAGGGCAGGGCACAATCGGCTTCAGGTTCTCTGCAAGAATGA